The DNA segment TTCGGGTTGAGCGGCGCCCGGGGCAGCCAGACCGGCAGCGCCGACTGGATGAGGACCTGCAGGTCACGCCACTTCCCGGCGTGCAGCAGCCGGGGGACGGCCAGCTTCGTGAGCCGGCTGTCGTTCAGTGTGGTGAGGGCCGCGGTCTCCGCCCGGACCAGCCGCCGGGTCAGCGTGCCGGTGCCGAGCTTGCCGAACGCGAACGTCTCACCCTCGGCGCTGAGCAGCTGCAACACGGGTTTGCGGTTGGCGCGGGCCGGGCCGATGTGGACGCTCACCGCCAGGTCGCGGCGCAGCGCGTCGCTCAGGTACCCGTCGATCCCGGCCGAGGACGGTCCGGTCACCCGGATCCGGTCCCGGAAGAGCAGCCCCGAGGTGCGGGTGTGGACAGCGGCCACCACGGCGTCGCGCTTGAGCCGGGCCAGCCGGGACTGGGGTTCGGCGTAGCGGCGGACGGCGGCGGCCGCGACCGCCGGATTCAGCGTCGGCACCAGCAGGCGAGGACGGCGGGCATTCGGTACGACCAGGTACTCGGTGATGACCGGACCCGCACCACCGGCGGTGTCACACGGCGGCGGGTAGAGCAGACCGAGGACCTCGTTCAAATACTGGGTACGCAGGGCCGCGTCGTCGGCGGTCAGCTCCGCCGGGGCGGTCTTCACTGGGCTCATCTGTCAATCCCCTCGATCCATTGGCGCCAGAGCAGCGCGTAGGCCAGAACCATGAAGGCCAGAGGGGTGACCAGGGAGTTGTACCAGAGCATCGCCGAGAACGAGGTGACGATCGCGCCGCTCGCGGCCACCCCGATCGGGCTCCGGTCGCGGCGGAACCGCCACAGCCCGTACCCGAAGAAACCGAGATATCCGGCCGTGCCGGCCGCGCCGTGCGCGTAGAGCAGCTGCCACAGCTGCCCGTTGCCGCCGACCGTGAAGTTGCCGCAGCGCTCGCACCCGGCGCTCTCGCCCACGGTGATCGAGTTGCGGCCGCCGAGGGTGTTCCGGGTGCCGCCGTACCCGATCACCGGGGACTCGGCGAAGCCGTCCAGGGCCTTCTCGATGAGGAACGACCGGACGCCGTTCGACTTGCCGTTGTCGAGCCGGGCCTGCACGGTGTCACCGAGCGGGGTGGCGACCATCGCGGCCCAGAGCGCGCCGCCGGCCACCAGCACGGCGCCGATGATCCAGAGCTTGCCGGCCAGCACGTACCGGGCCGCGACGTAGGCCACGAGAACGCCGACGCCGATCCAGAGACCCCGGTTCAGCGAGGCCACCGCCGGGACGATCGAGATCGCCACGCAGGCCAGGGCGAGCGTCTTCTTACCGGCGCTGCGGCTCGCCCACGCCGCGACCAGCAGGAAGCCGATCAGCAGGCAGTAGTTGTTGCCCCAGGTGTTCGTGTATCCCCACGGCGCGGCCGGCCGCGGTTTCTCCCCGCCGACCAGGTCCATGATCTGAGCGGCGTACGGGTGGACCAGCGACCGTACGAATCCCTTGTTCCGCACGCCGGACGGGAGCAGCCACTCGACCGGCGAGGTGAACTCGAAGTTCCCGGCCACCATCCCGAGCAGCCCGCCCGCCACGGTCAGCACGAACATGCCGCCGAGCAGCCGCACCAGCCGGCGGCGGGACAACTCCGCCTCGGTCAGGTTGCCGGCGTAGATCAGCAGGACGGTCAGCGACCCGTACATGGAGAGCTTGTAGACGACGGCCGGGAGCCGGGCGCTCGCCCGTTCCACCACCGTGCCGGTCGGGTCCGCGCCCAGCGCCGCGATGCTCACCACCGCGGCCAGCAGGAAGACCGCCCACCAGGCGACGCCCGGCGGCAGGCGCAGCGGCCGGCCCGCCGCGCGGCGCCGGATCAGCAGGAACAGCATCGGCGCGGCCATCATCGGGAAGATCAGCACGCCCAGGCCGAGCGCCCACCAGAGTGGATAGAGCAGCAGGATCCCGGCCACCGGCCAGGACGGCAGGGAGCGGTTCTTGACGCCGCGGTGTGCCGGACCGGCGACCGGAATCGCCGGGGCGACCGCGGTCATTTGTCGTCGCCGTCGCTGGTGATCTTTTCGATGAGGGCTGTCTCGTCGGTCATGCCCTCGGCCGGGCGCTGCCGCGGCGAACCGGCGAACTGGAACTGCTGGGTGTGCTCCTCGGCGACCGGCGGCGGCAGGGTCACGGCCGGCGCCACGATGTCGCCCGGCTTCATCGGGGCGAGCTTCGGCATCACCACCGCGCCGAGCAGCCGGGTGCCGACCCGCTGCAGTTGCTCGGTCGCGTCGAGCAGGGCGGGACGGCGGGACCGGCGCAGCTCGACCGCGAGGATCGCCGCGTCGGCGAGGCTGGCGAGCGACTGCGCGTCGGCGCTGCTGCTGGTCGAGGGCGCTTCGATCACGACGTACCCGGTCTGCTGCCGGAGTGCCGCGAGGGTGTCCTTGAGCCGCTGCGACTGCATCAGGCCGGCCGCCGTGGCGGCGCCACCCGTGGTGATCACCCGCAGCGACGGGATCCGCGGGGTGCGCTGCAGCGTCCGGACCAGCGAGATCCGGCCGGCCAGCAGGTCGGAGAGGCCCGGCGTCGCGGCGACGCCCAGCATCCGGGCCAGCGGCGCGGCGTCCACCACGCTGTCCGGCAGGTGCGCCCCGATCAGGATGACGTCGCTTCCGGTCCGGGCCAGCGCCGCGGCCAGGTTCGCGGCGACCAGGGTGCTCGCCGATCCGCGGCTGGTGCCGGTCACCACGATGATCTGGTCGCCCTCGTGCAGGCTGGCCAGGACCTCGTTGCGGAGCCGGTTGAAGACACGGCCGCCCGGCCCGTACGGCTGGACCACGTCGTCGAAGTGCGGCGTGCTCCGCTCGTCGAGCGCCGCCAGCACCGGCACCCGGCCCCGGTCGCGCACGTCGGCTGCGGTGACCAGCCGCCTGTCGAAGCGCTCCCGCAGGTAGGCGAGGCAGAGCCCGAGGAGCAGCCCGATCATGCCGCCGGTGCCCACGTTGAGCAGGGTGTTCGGGCTGGTCGGGAACTCCGGCAGGCGGGCGTCGCTGATGATGCTGCCGCCGCCGACCATCGTGGTGGTCAGCTCGTTGAGCCGGCCGGTCAGCGAGTTCAGCTGGTTCTGCGAGTTGTTCCGCAGGCTCTGCAGGTTGCTCTCGTTGGAGCTGCCCGGCACGGCGACAGCCAGCTTCGCGTTGATCCCGGTGAGCGCGCCGGTCAGCTGCTTGACCTTGAGGTTCAGCGAGCGGATCTGCTTGTCCAGCTGCGCCCGGGCGGTCTCCTCACGGTTGCGCAGGTACGCCTCGGCGAACGCGTGCGACCCGTACTGCGCCGCCGCGGGCTTGTCCGCCCGGAACGTGATGACCAGGACCGTGGTGTTCGCCGGGACCTGGACCGAGACCGACTTCGCCAGCTCGATCGGGGACAGGCCGGACCGCAGCAGCGCGGCCGCCTTGACCGCGACCGCCCCGGAGCCGACCAGCTGGGCCTCGGTGTCGAGGTTGACCGCACCCTTCGTACGGCCACCCTGGGCGTTGGTGTCCTGATCGACGGATTGGACCAGCACCGAGGTGGACGACTCGTACACCTTCGGCATGGCCTGCGTCAGGGCGGCGCCCCCACCCAGCCCCGCTGCCGTGGCCACCAGGGCGATCCACCAGTGCCGGCGGAATGCTCCCAGGTAGTGCGAGACGTCGGCGGACGCAGGACGAGACGCTTCCATCAGAGTTCGGCGGCCCTTCCGGGTATAGGAGTGTTTCGGGCGTTTCGCCCCTGAGGGCTAACGTCACACTCCCGCCGCGAGTGATGGGTTACGTCAGTTTGGGCTCCACCCAGCCGTTCTCCACGAGATATGCGAGGACCACCTCGACCGCCTCCGGGACGGTCATCGTGGTGGTGTCGATGGTCAGCTCGGCGTTCGACGGCGCCTCGTACGGGTCGTCGATGCCGGTCATGCCACGCAGCTGACCGGCCCGGGCCCGCGCGTACAGGCCCTTGCGGTCCCGCTGCTCGCAGACCTCGAGCGGAGTGGCCACGTGCACCAGGATGAACCCGGCCCCCGCCTCGGCGGCCATCCGCCGGGCCGCCGCGCGAGCCGCTTCGTAGGGTGCGATCGGGCAGGCCACGGCCATGCCCCGGTGCCGGCCCACCTCGGCCGCGACCCAGCCGATCCGGCGAACGTTCGCGTCCCGGTCGGCCTTGCTGAAGCCGAGCCCAGCGGTCAGCTCACGGCGCACCACGTCGCCGTCGAGCAGCGTGATGGTCCGCTCGCCGTTCTCCCGCATGGCGTCGGCCAGGTTGCGGGCGATCGTCGACTTGCCGGAGCCGGAGAGGCCGGTGAAGAAGACCACGAGGCCGCGGTGCCGGCGCGGAGGGCGGACCCGGGCCAGCTCCTTCGCCACCGCCGGCGGGGTGTGCCACTCGGGCAGCGGGAAACCGCGGTCCAGCAGATCGTCGATCTCGGCGGGGCTCATCGCGAGGCGGCGGTTGCGCGGCGGGATGTCGTCCCGCCAGCGCCACTGGCCGTCCCGGTTGTCGTAGGCCAGCTCGCGCGGCACCAGCACCCGCACCCCGGCGCCGGACAGGGTGTGCTCGGTGGAGAGCACGTGCGTGACGCCGTAGGCCTGGGCCACCCGGGCGCGCAGCAACGCGTCGCGCATCTCGTCGCCGCGGGTCAGCACCGGCACCGCCACGATGGTGGCCGGGGGCATCCGGTCACGGGCCGCGAAGATCGAGCGGACCAGCGACTCCGGCGGCAGCCCGTCCGGCCCGGGACCGCTCACCGGGATGAGGATCAGCAGGTGGGCGGCGAGCGTACGGGCCGCGTGCGCGATCTGCGCGAGCTGCGGCCGGTGCAGCGGCCGGTCGGCGACCACACCGAGCACCCGGCCCGGTGGCAGCAGTGCGGTGACCTCCTCGGGGGTACGCCGCAGACGCTGGAACGGGCCGTGCCCGCCGTCGCCCATCCGGCGCACCGGCCCGCCGATGCCGAACCGGTTGACCCCGGTCTGCCAGACGTCGGCCACCTCGATCGCGGCGACCGGCGCGCCCTCCGGGTCGGTCAGCACGACGGTGCGTCGGCGGGGGTCGTGCGGGTCGAGGGTCTGCGCCAGCTCGCCGGGGATCTCGCAGGTGACCGGGACCGGCCACGGAGTGCCGTCGGCGAGGCGGCCGGTGCGGGACAGCGTTGCCAGATCGGCGCGGCCCAGGAAACCGGTCAGCGGGGCGTACGCCCCGGAGAGCAGCAGTTCCAGGTCCGCCAACTCGTACGGGCGCGGCGTGAAGGACGGGGCATCCCGCAGCACGTCTTCGGGTAGTACCGAACCATTCACCTTCGCATCCCCCAACAGCCGACTTGGGGGACAGTTTCGCAGCCTCGATCGAGCGGGTCGAGATGGGCTCTCGCTCTTTACGGATCTTCTTAGTGGGGGGAGGGGTGTGGGCATAGCAAAACGACTTAAGGCCAATTTCGGTTTATTTCGCGTCATTTCTGGAC comes from the Actinoplanes sp. OR16 genome and includes:
- a CDS encoding O-antigen ligase; the protein is MTAVAPAIPVAGPAHRGVKNRSLPSWPVAGILLLYPLWWALGLGVLIFPMMAAPMLFLLIRRRAAGRPLRLPPGVAWWAVFLLAAVVSIAALGADPTGTVVERASARLPAVVYKLSMYGSLTVLLIYAGNLTEAELSRRRLVRLLGGMFVLTVAGGLLGMVAGNFEFTSPVEWLLPSGVRNKGFVRSLVHPYAAQIMDLVGGEKPRPAAPWGYTNTWGNNYCLLIGFLLVAAWASRSAGKKTLALACVAISIVPAVASLNRGLWIGVGVLVAYVAARYVLAGKLWIIGAVLVAGGALWAAMVATPLGDTVQARLDNGKSNGVRSFLIEKALDGFAESPVIGYGGTRNTLGGRNSITVGESAGCERCGNFTVGGNGQLWQLLYAHGAAGTAGYLGFFGYGLWRFRRDRSPIGVAASGAIVTSFSAMLWYNSLVTPLAFMVLAYALLWRQWIEGIDR
- a CDS encoding Wzz/FepE/Etk N-terminal domain-containing protein, with the translated sequence MEASRPASADVSHYLGAFRRHWWIALVATAAGLGGGAALTQAMPKVYESSTSVLVQSVDQDTNAQGGRTKGAVNLDTEAQLVGSGAVAVKAAALLRSGLSPIELAKSVSVQVPANTTVLVITFRADKPAAAQYGSHAFAEAYLRNREETARAQLDKQIRSLNLKVKQLTGALTGINAKLAVAVPGSSNESNLQSLRNNSQNQLNSLTGRLNELTTTMVGGGSIISDARLPEFPTSPNTLLNVGTGGMIGLLLGLCLAYLRERFDRRLVTAADVRDRGRVPVLAALDERSTPHFDDVVQPYGPGGRVFNRLRNEVLASLHEGDQIIVVTGTSRGSASTLVAANLAAALARTGSDVILIGAHLPDSVVDAAPLARMLGVAATPGLSDLLAGRISLVRTLQRTPRIPSLRVITTGGAATAAGLMQSQRLKDTLAALRQQTGYVVIEAPSTSSSADAQSLASLADAAILAVELRRSRRPALLDATEQLQRVGTRLLGAVVMPKLAPMKPGDIVAPAVTLPPPVAEEHTQQFQFAGSPRQRPAEGMTDETALIEKITSDGDDK
- the cysC gene encoding adenylyl-sulfate kinase, translated to MNGSVLPEDVLRDAPSFTPRPYELADLELLLSGAYAPLTGFLGRADLATLSRTGRLADGTPWPVPVTCEIPGELAQTLDPHDPRRRTVVLTDPEGAPVAAIEVADVWQTGVNRFGIGGPVRRMGDGGHGPFQRLRRTPEEVTALLPPGRVLGVVADRPLHRPQLAQIAHAARTLAAHLLILIPVSGPGPDGLPPESLVRSIFAARDRMPPATIVAVPVLTRGDEMRDALLRARVAQAYGVTHVLSTEHTLSGAGVRVLVPRELAYDNRDGQWRWRDDIPPRNRRLAMSPAEIDDLLDRGFPLPEWHTPPAVAKELARVRPPRRHRGLVVFFTGLSGSGKSTIARNLADAMRENGERTITLLDGDVVRRELTAGLGFSKADRDANVRRIGWVAAEVGRHRGMAVACPIAPYEAARAAARRMAAEAGAGFILVHVATPLEVCEQRDRKGLYARARAGQLRGMTGIDDPYEAPSNAELTIDTTTMTVPEAVEVVLAYLVENGWVEPKLT